Proteins from a genomic interval of Treponema succinifaciens DSM 2489:
- a CDS encoding phospholipase D family protein — protein MDFLTTKGIAASIEKIIRNANDFIVIISPYVKIDKTYIDRLLEAEQKNVEIILVFGKEDMRDFEKDKFQSFQNINIYFLANLHAKCYLNENTALITSMNLYGYSEENNREMGIEISRSENYGLYEDILKESKSIKNSAEEYNLWTTRDCNSNWRDDRYYRYPNYGYCIRCREKIGLDTQRPLCNDCYQIWSQFGNIDYRENYCHKCGKEITGWNEAIDYAHPLCHSCWSNSDFF, from the coding sequence ATGGATTTTTTAACAACCAAGGGAATAGCAGCAAGTATTGAGAAGATAATCAGAAATGCAAATGATTTTATTGTAATTATAAGTCCATATGTAAAAATTGATAAAACATATATTGACCGCCTACTTGAGGCAGAACAAAAAAATGTAGAAATAATTCTTGTTTTCGGAAAAGAGGATATGAGAGATTTTGAAAAAGACAAATTTCAGTCTTTTCAAAATATAAACATATATTTCCTTGCTAATCTTCATGCAAAATGTTATCTAAATGAAAATACTGCGCTGATAACATCGATGAATCTATACGGATATTCTGAAGAGAATAATCGAGAAATGGGAATTGAAATAAGCAGAAGTGAAAATTATGGATTATATGAAGATATCTTAAAAGAAAGTAAATCGATAAAAAATTCAGCAGAAGAGTATAATTTATGGACTACAAGAGATTGCAATTCAAATTGGCGAGATGACAGATATTATCGTTATCCAAATTATGGGTACTGTATTCGCTGCAGAGAGAAAATAGGCCTTGATACTCAAAGACCTCTTTGCAATGATTGTTATCAAATTTGGTCACAATTTGGCAATATTGACTATAGAGAGAATTATTGTCACAAATGTGGCAAAGAGATTACTGGTTGGAATGAGGCGATAGATTACGCACATCCACTTTGTCATAGCTGTTGGAGTAACTCAGATTTTTTTTAG
- a CDS encoding IS110 family transposase, translating to MPPGLQNRGFGRKLGIENNKHDLPHAKRSTTMNNVTENTKVIYVGIDVHKDTNSFCAYDSREDKLFAEHKSSSKFENTLHYLKNLQKSVGQDAVFLLDTRQVPQDTDFAENFKKKTSPASLSPHRQ from the coding sequence GTGCCACCAGGTTTGCAGAATCGAGGGTTCGGTCGTAAACTTGGAATAGAAAACAACAAGCATGACCTGCCTCATGCAAAAAGGAGCACTACAATGAACAATGTAACAGAGAACACAAAAGTAATCTATGTCGGAATTGACGTGCACAAGGACACAAATTCTTTCTGTGCTTATGACAGCCGTGAAGACAAATTATTCGCGGAGCACAAAAGCTCTTCCAAATTTGAAAACACGCTTCACTACCTGAAGAACCTTCAAAAATCAGTCGGGCAAGATGCAGTTTTCTTATTGGATACGAGGCAGGTCCCACAGGATACGGACTTTGCAGAAAACTTCAAAAAGAAGACTTCGCCTGCGTCATTATCGCCCCATCGACAATAG
- a CDS encoding acyltransferase, with amino-acid sequence MENSNKRIVYADLLRIIATFAVIVLHVSASKWYDTPVKDFNWQIYNLYDSLVRWAVPIFIMLSGMFFLNPEKFISTSNIIKKYIFRILLAIIVWGLFYQAYEIIGKFIFRNESITLKRIIVAFAKIPLGPPWYHLWYLYMLIGLYLLTPIYRIFVKNAEEKDIRYLLILFFLFGLVLPFLKKVLLHFDSRLNINFEISELINYSGYYFAGYYFSKYPINKNAKIGIYSLGFLSFIFTIICTSYISIKNGEPNGYLYGNLLPTTMFEAFTIFLLIKSIDEKEFSEKKAQIISEISKSTFGIYLIHDFIKSVIFMVGITSDFINPLLAVPVSSVVIFVISLCIIFFTRKIPVSKYIM; translated from the coding sequence ATGGAAAACTCAAATAAAAGAATTGTTTATGCAGATTTATTGAGAATCATTGCTACTTTTGCAGTAATTGTTTTACATGTTTCAGCATCAAAATGGTATGACACTCCAGTAAAAGACTTTAATTGGCAAATATATAATTTATATGATTCTTTAGTGCGCTGGGCAGTTCCTATTTTTATAATGCTAAGCGGAATGTTTTTTCTAAATCCTGAAAAATTTATTTCAACAAGTAATATTATTAAAAAATATATTTTTAGAATTTTACTCGCAATAATTGTTTGGGGATTGTTTTATCAGGCTTATGAAATTATTGGTAAGTTTATTTTTAGAAATGAATCAATCACCTTAAAAAGAATTATCGTGGCTTTCGCAAAAATTCCGCTTGGTCCGCCTTGGTATCATCTTTGGTATCTTTACATGCTTATTGGTTTATATTTGCTAACACCTATTTACCGCATCTTTGTAAAAAACGCAGAAGAAAAAGACATTAGATACTTGTTAATTTTATTCTTTTTATTTGGTCTTGTCTTGCCGTTTCTCAAAAAGGTTCTTTTACATTTTGATTCGCGATTAAATATAAACTTTGAAATTTCGGAACTCATAAATTATTCTGGATACTATTTTGCTGGGTATTATTTTTCAAAGTATCCAATAAATAAGAATGCAAAAATTGGAATTTACAGTTTGGGTTTTTTATCATTTATCTTTACAATTATTTGTACTTCTTATATTTCAATAAAAAATGGAGAACCTAACGGGTATTTATATGGAAATTTATTACCTACAACAATGTTTGAAGCTTTCACAATATTTTTATTAATAAAATCAATTGATGAAAAAGAATTCTCGGAGAAAAAGGCTCAAATAATTTCTGAAATAAGTAAAAGTACATTTGGAATTTATCTTATTCACGATTTTATAAAATCTGTAATTTTTATGGTTGGAATTACATCAGATTTTATTAATCCACTTCTTGCAGTTCCAGTTTCTTCTGTTGTTATATTTGTGATTTCTCTTTGTATAATTTTTTTTACTAGAAAAATCCCTGTAAGTAAATATATAATGTAG
- a CDS encoding SinI family restriction endonuclease yields MNIEKICNEILDELNPCYDIEQSLRNAFITVIKYLNQFPENLSVRSKNNIPDVKTREGIEQLAISYFNGFHSPTVPKLPKTVPDEMVSFIMEIVFNHSKQETEEIKITHLESMASENAVGALLERYLDSVLREKGWAWCCGNFVKAIDFIKFDNGVWFELQIKNRSNTENSSSSKIREGTSIHKWYRTEAKSGETMWNNVPEPMKGMNLSEEGFKKFVEQYLKKNINLGKGN; encoded by the coding sequence ATGAATATAGAGAAAATTTGTAATGAAATTCTTGATGAACTTAATCCTTGCTACGATATAGAACAATCTTTGAGAAATGCTTTTATCACTGTTATAAAATATTTAAATCAATTCCCTGAAAATCTTTCAGTTCGTTCTAAAAATAATATTCCTGATGTAAAAACAAGAGAAGGAATAGAACAATTAGCTATTTCATATTTTAATGGCTTCCATTCTCCTACTGTTCCGAAACTGCCAAAAACTGTACCAGATGAAATGGTAAGTTTCATCATGGAAATTGTTTTTAATCATTCAAAGCAAGAAACAGAGGAAATAAAAATAACTCATTTGGAATCAATGGCTTCTGAAAATGCTGTTGGAGCACTTTTGGAAAGATACTTGGATTCTGTTTTAAGAGAAAAAGGCTGGGCTTGGTGTTGTGGAAATTTTGTAAAAGCTATCGACTTTATAAAATTTGACAATGGTGTTTGGTTTGAATTGCAGATAAAAAATAGAAGTAATACAGAAAACTCTTCAAGCAGTAAAATTAGAGAAGGTACTTCAATTCATAAATGGTATCGAACTGAAGCGAAAAGTGGCGAAACAATGTGGAATAATGTTCCAGAGCCAATGAAAGGAATGAATCTTTCAGAGGAAGGCTTCAAAAAGTTCGTAGAACAATATTTGAAGAAAAATATAAATCTTGGAAAAGGAAATTAG
- the dcm gene encoding DNA (cytosine-5-)-methyltransferase has product MEEVFFQSSIIDLLEQVTKLYSISDIATELQVNQSTIHRWLNGSVQPKSFIADRLVNMISRKIPAQENDEKNGDFTFIDLFAGIGGIRKGFEQAGGKCVFTSEWDEFAQKTYSNNYPSKCPINGDITKVNAEDIPDHDVLLAGFPCQPFSIAGVSKKKSLGRPTGFEDKTQGTLFFDVARIIEKKKPKVFVLENVKNLKSHDKGNTFKVIWETLTQDLKYTCSYRIIDGQSWVPQHRERIVIVGFRNKVDFSLEDMELPPKGEVKLASILHKTDGTEPRLPQDGDKYFDFENNKVLDKYTLTDNLWAYLQAYAQKHRSMGNGFGYGLVNENDIARTLSARYYKDGSEILISQGEGKNPRRLTPRECARLMGYPDDYVIPVSDTRAYKQFGNSVVVPLFHAVAEFIKPLLMEEIENENHNTERIYAEKRIAI; this is encoded by the coding sequence ATGGAAGAAGTTTTTTTTCAGTCCTCAATTATAGATTTGCTAGAACAAGTTACAAAATTATACTCTATTTCTGATATTGCAACAGAACTACAAGTTAATCAAAGTACAATTCATCGTTGGCTAAACGGTTCTGTACAACCAAAATCATTCATTGCAGACAGATTAGTAAACATGATTTCAAGAAAAATTCCTGCCCAAGAAAATGACGAAAAAAATGGGGATTTTACTTTTATTGACCTTTTTGCAGGAATTGGCGGTATCAGAAAAGGCTTTGAACAGGCTGGTGGAAAATGCGTTTTTACTTCGGAATGGGATGAATTCGCACAAAAAACATACAGCAATAATTATCCCTCAAAATGCCCGATAAACGGTGACATTACGAAAGTAAATGCAGAAGACATTCCTGACCACGATGTTTTATTGGCTGGTTTTCCATGCCAACCATTCAGCATCGCAGGAGTTTCAAAGAAAAAATCCCTAGGTCGTCCTACAGGCTTTGAGGATAAAACGCAAGGAACATTATTTTTTGATGTTGCTCGTATAATTGAAAAAAAGAAGCCGAAAGTATTTGTTCTTGAAAATGTAAAAAACTTAAAATCTCATGACAAAGGAAATACTTTCAAAGTAATTTGGGAAACTTTAACACAAGATTTAAAGTATACTTGCAGTTATAGAATTATAGACGGTCAAAGCTGGGTTCCTCAACATCGTGAAAGAATTGTAATTGTTGGATTTAGAAATAAAGTTGACTTCTCGCTTGAGGATATGGAACTTCCACCAAAAGGGGAAGTAAAACTGGCAAGTATACTTCACAAAACAGACGGAACTGAACCTAGACTTCCGCAGGATGGCGATAAATATTTTGATTTTGAAAACAATAAAGTTTTGGATAAATATACATTAACAGACAATCTTTGGGCTTACCTACAAGCCTATGCACAGAAACACCGTTCAATGGGAAATGGATTTGGCTATGGACTTGTAAATGAAAATGACATCGCAAGAACTCTTTCGGCAAGATATTACAAAGATGGTTCAGAAATTTTAATTTCGCAAGGCGAAGGAAAAAATCCACGTCGGCTTACACCTCGGGAATGTGCTAGACTTATGGGGTATCCCGATGATTATGTAATTCCCGTTTCTGATACAAGAGCATATAAACAGTTTGGAAATTCTGTTGTTGTTCCTTTATTCCATGCAGTTGCAGAATTTATAAAGCCGTTACTTATGGAAGAAATTGAAAATGAAAATCATAACACAGAACGCATTTACGCAGAAAAAAGAATTGCAATTTAA
- a CDS encoding transposase: protein MAWLRTMNFADKWLQESFEEYHAEVITLMDKVQRIEAKILELCKDDEVREKIDALVCISGISYVSAISIVAEIGDFSRFSKAKSFVSFTGLCPGEDSSGNRVRHTAITKAGNSRVRSLLVECAGSLRMHSVVTAKSVRVKERQKNASAAIVSYADKCTLRLRKRMLYLSQKGLPYNLVTTAGARELACFVWGMMNFVDNRKTALNKIDEGELSDIQKTVEEFIAQ, encoded by the coding sequence ATGGCTTGGCTCAGGACGATGAACTTCGCTGACAAGTGGCTTCAGGAATCATTTGAGGAATATCACGCCGAAGTAATAACGCTCATGGACAAAGTTCAGAGAATTGAGGCGAAGATTCTGGAACTCTGCAAGGATGATGAAGTGAGGGAAAAAATTGATGCCCTGGTGTGCATCTCTGGAATCAGTTATGTCTCCGCCATTTCGATTGTCGCGGAAATCGGGGATTTTTCCCGTTTTTCAAAGGCGAAGTCCTTCGTAAGCTTTACAGGACTTTGTCCCGGCGAGGATTCAAGCGGAAACAGGGTACGGCACACGGCGATTACTAAGGCTGGGAATTCAAGAGTCAGAAGTCTTCTTGTTGAGTGTGCGGGAAGCCTTAGAATGCATTCTGTTGTCACGGCAAAATCAGTCAGGGTAAAAGAGCGGCAGAAAAATGCGTCCGCCGCCATCGTTTCTTACGCGGACAAGTGCACGCTCAGGCTCAGAAAAAGAATGCTTTATCTTTCCCAAAAAGGGCTCCCCTACAATCTAGTAACGACGGCGGGGGCAAGGGAGCTTGCATGTTTTGTCTGGGGAATGATGAATTTTGTTGACAACAGGAAAACTGCCTTGAACAAAATTGATGAGGGGGAGCTTTCCGACATTCAAAAAACGGTCGAGGAGTTTATTGCGCAATGA
- a CDS encoding IS110 family transposase: protein MPPGLQNRGFGRKLGIENNKHDLPHAKRSTTMNNVTENTKVIYVGIDVHKDTNSFCAYDSREDKLFAEHKSSSKFENTLHYLKNLQKSVGQDAVFLIGYEAGPTGYGLCRKLQKEDFACVIIAPSTIAKAPGQKVKTDRMDARLLAKTLAFKTYSPVCLPSEKLEAIKEYTRVRTAKITMLKKAKQNLLSFLLRMGLPYPQSGHYWTQAHMAWLRTMNFADKWLQESFEEYHAEVITLMDKVQRIEAKILELCKDDEVREKIDALVCISGISYVSAISIVAEIGDFSRFSKAKSFVSFTGLCPGEDSSGNRVRHTAITKAGNSRVRSLLVECAGSLRMHSVVTAKSVRVKERQKNASAAIVSYADKCTLRLRKRMLYLSQKGLPYNLVTTAGARELACFVWGMMNFVDNRKTALNKIDEGELSDIQKTVEEFIAQ from the coding sequence GTGCCACCAGGTTTGCAGAATCGAGGGTTCGGTCGTAAACTTGGAATAGAAAACAACAAGCATGACCTGCCTCATGCAAAAAGGAGCACTACAATGAACAATGTAACAGAGAACACAAAAGTAATCTATGTCGGAATTGACGTGCACAAGGACACAAATTCTTTCTGTGCTTATGACAGCCGTGAAGACAAATTATTCGCGGAGCACAAAAGCTCTTCCAAATTTGAAAACACGCTTCACTACCTGAAGAACCTTCAAAAATCAGTCGGGCAAGATGCAGTTTTTCTTATTGGATACGAGGCAGGTCCCACAGGATACGGACTTTGCAGAAAACTTCAAAAAGAAGACTTCGCCTGCGTCATTATCGCCCCATCGACAATAGCAAAGGCACCTGGTCAGAAAGTCAAGACAGACAGGATGGACGCCCGCCTTCTTGCAAAGACTCTCGCCTTCAAAACCTACAGCCCTGTCTGCCTTCCTTCTGAAAAACTTGAGGCGATAAAGGAATATACACGGGTCAGGACGGCAAAAATCACCATGCTCAAAAAAGCAAAGCAGAACCTCCTTTCTTTCCTGCTGCGAATGGGCTTGCCTTATCCTCAGAGCGGCCATTACTGGACGCAGGCTCACATGGCTTGGCTCAGGACGATGAACTTCGCTGACAAGTGGCTTCAGGAATCATTTGAGGAATATCACGCCGAAGTAATAACGCTCATGGACAAAGTTCAGAGAATTGAGGCGAAGATTCTGGAACTCTGCAAGGATGATGAAGTGAGGGAAAAAATTGATGCCCTGGTGTGCATCTCTGGAATCAGTTATGTCTCCGCCATTTCGATTGTCGCGGAAATCGGGGATTTTTCCCGTTTTTCAAAGGCGAAGTCCTTCGTAAGCTTTACAGGACTTTGTCCCGGCGAGGATTCAAGCGGAAACAGGGTACGGCACACGGCGATTACGAAAGCTGGGAATTCAAGAGTCAGAAGTCTTCTTGTTGAGTGTGCGGGAAGCCTTAGAATGCATTCTGTTGTCACGGCAAAATCAGTCAGGGTAAAAGAGCGGCAGAAAAATGCGTCCGCCGCCATCGTTTCTTACGCGGACAAGTGCACGCTCAGGCTCAGAAAAAGAATGCTTTATCTTTCCCAAAAAGGGCTCCCCTACAATCTAGTAACGACGGCGGGGGCAAGGGAGCTTGCATGTTTTGTCTGG
- a CDS encoding IS110 family transposase: protein MGYEAGPTGYGLCRKLQKEDFACVIIAPSTIAKAPGQKVKTDRMDARLLAKTLAFKTYSPVCLPSEKLEAIKEYTRVRTAKITMLKKDKAEPPFFPAANGLALSSERPLLDAGSHGLAQDDELR from the coding sequence ATTGGATACGAGGCAGGTCCCACAGGATACGGACTTTGCAGAAAACTTCAAAAAGAAGACTTCGCCTGCGTCATTATCGCCCCATCGACAATAGCAAAGGCACCTGGTCAGAAAGTCAAGACAGACAGGATGGACGCCCGCCTTCTTGCAAAGACTCTCGCCTTCAAAACCTACAGCCCTGTCTGCCTTCCTTCTGAAAAACTTGAGGCGATAAAGGAATATACACGGGTCAGGACGGCAAAAATCACCATGCTCAAAAAAGACAAAGCAGAACCTCCTTTCTTTCCTGCTGCGAATGGGCTTGCCTTATCCTCAGAGCGGCCATTACTGGACGCAGGCTCACATGGCTTGGCTCAGGACGATGAACTTCGCTGA
- a CDS encoding DNA cytosine methyltransferase, which translates to METNKQYLSVEDISFKLNCTPQYTRKLIRDGKIPAEQVGKTWVINPEVLNDNETLFKISKDIPDQVRKNSDVPNIVALSFFSGAMGLDYGIEKAGIHPLLASEIEPNARKTILLNRPNIGLIGDINNYSAKDIRKFANISEKQEIDLVIGGPPCQAFSTAGQRKGFQDKRGNVFLTFIDRILELRPKFAVIENVRGILSAPFECEEMEKRFGFAPKTPEEKKGGALLYILNKLEEGGYTVTFNLYNAANYGAPQKRERVVFFCSRDGEKVPYLPPTNDEFGNFGLPKWRTVREVLSDLKEDEQKAMKFPEKRLKYFRMLKAGQYWKHLPQEVQYEAMGEKLKLGGGKTGFFRRVGWDEPSPTLVTDPTMPATDLCHPDKDRPLSIQEYARIQEFPDDWKFFGEMKDVYKQIGNAVPISLGFAIGKQVVKLVSSQELDLPPVNFPFSRYTYTDDVSIKKLMQKRLQKIATQPELEFA; encoded by the coding sequence ATGGAAACAAATAAGCAGTACCTTTCAGTTGAAGATATATCTTTTAAATTAAATTGCACTCCACAATATACAAGAAAACTTATTAGAGATGGAAAAATACCTGCAGAGCAAGTTGGAAAAACTTGGGTTATAAATCCCGAAGTTTTAAATGATAATGAAACTTTGTTTAAAATAAGCAAGGATATACCAGACCAAGTTCGCAAAAACTCAGATGTTCCAAATATTGTCGCTTTGAGTTTTTTCTCTGGAGCAATGGGCTTGGATTACGGAATAGAAAAAGCTGGAATCCATCCTCTTTTAGCTTCGGAAATTGAACCGAATGCAAGAAAAACTATTTTATTAAACCGTCCGAATATTGGACTTATCGGCGATATAAATAATTACAGCGCAAAAGACATTAGAAAATTTGCAAATATTTCAGAAAAACAAGAAATTGATTTGGTTATAGGTGGTCCTCCATGTCAGGCTTTTAGTACTGCTGGACAAAGAAAAGGTTTCCAAGATAAACGTGGAAATGTATTTTTAACTTTTATTGACAGAATACTGGAACTCCGTCCCAAATTTGCAGTAATTGAAAATGTAAGAGGAATTTTATCTGCTCCTTTCGAATGTGAAGAAATGGAAAAACGTTTTGGTTTTGCACCGAAAACACCAGAAGAAAAAAAAGGCGGAGCTTTACTTTATATTCTGAATAAATTGGAAGAAGGCGGTTATACCGTAACATTCAATCTCTACAATGCTGCAAATTATGGTGCTCCTCAAAAACGAGAACGCGTAGTATTTTTCTGTTCTCGTGATGGTGAAAAAGTACCATATTTACCACCAACAAATGATGAATTCGGTAATTTTGGATTACCAAAATGGAGAACTGTAAGAGAAGTACTTTCTGACCTAAAAGAAGACGAACAAAAAGCAATGAAATTTCCAGAAAAGCGTTTGAAATATTTTAGAATGCTTAAAGCAGGACAATATTGGAAGCATTTGCCACAGGAAGTTCAATATGAGGCAATGGGCGAAAAACTTAAACTCGGTGGCGGAAAAACTGGATTTTTCCGCCGTGTAGGTTGGGATGAACCTTCTCCGACTCTTGTAACAGATCCAACAATGCCTGCTACAGATTTATGTCACCCGGACAAAGACAGGCCGCTTAGTATTCAAGAATATGCAAGGATTCAAGAATTTCCAGATGATTGGAAATTCTTTGGAGAAATGAAAGATGTTTACAAGCAAATTGGAAATGCTGTTCCAATCAGTTTGGGATTTGCAATTGGAAAGCAAGTTGTAAAACTTGTTTCTTCTCAAGAATTAGATTTACCACCTGTTAATTTTCCTTTTTCTCGTTACACATATACAGATGATGTTTCTATTAAAAAACTTATGCAAAAACGCTTACAAAAAATCGCAACGCAACCAGAACTAGAATTTGCATAA
- a CDS encoding acyltransferase family protein — protein sequence MEDSKEVKRLYSIDVFRIICALMVFLFHSRIHINVNYGILNTFIGTGHIFMVAFFMLSGFSLFYVDSQRGKFNENSEYKNIGNFLRKRILNLYPLYIFLYLLYILQQFIKVHVLNQTIDGHLGILDNIIASPVELSLLQSVLIGSFSLLHNGGTWFISCIFICYIFYPYIVQIVNSNSCKYNIWLAIFLYCIASYAFLPVYKFHFSSIYANPLLRFVEFSIGIVIGKFFVENCYKEIKKNFWLIVLSCYILLCFVITFGVHYIFGAVEMYNFVAIPCFGCILYLSGRLECKYGINHLKKIISVLSKNTYAFFLAQFFAWEPAKYLMTNTTFFDSYGSIKKIVISTVWTCLVTVVLHYCIEKPCKKLTKKFL from the coding sequence ATGGAAGACTCTAAAGAAGTTAAAAGATTATATTCAATCGATGTATTCAGAATTATCTGTGCATTAATGGTATTTTTATTTCATTCAAGAATTCATATCAATGTAAATTATGGAATTCTCAATACCTTTATCGGTACTGGCCATATTTTTATGGTTGCTTTTTTTATGCTAAGTGGATTCTCCTTGTTTTATGTTGATAGCCAAAGAGGAAAGTTTAATGAAAACTCTGAGTACAAGAATATCGGTAACTTTTTAAGGAAAAGAATCTTAAATTTATATCCTTTGTATATTTTTCTTTATCTCCTTTACATTTTGCAACAATTCATAAAGGTTCATGTTTTAAATCAGACAATAGATGGTCATCTTGGAATTCTTGATAATATCATTGCCTCTCCTGTTGAATTATCATTGCTTCAGTCTGTATTGATAGGTTCGTTTTCTCTTCTACATAATGGTGGCACTTGGTTTATTTCATGCATTTTCATATGCTACATTTTTTATCCGTATATTGTTCAAATCGTAAACAGTAATTCATGTAAATACAATATTTGGCTTGCAATTTTCTTATATTGCATTGCGAGTTATGCCTTCTTGCCCGTTTATAAATTTCATTTTTCAAGCATTTATGCAAATCCTCTTTTAAGATTTGTAGAATTCTCCATAGGAATAGTTATTGGAAAATTTTTTGTAGAAAATTGTTATAAAGAAATAAAGAAAAATTTTTGGCTTATTGTTCTATCTTGTTACATTTTACTTTGTTTTGTCATTACATTTGGAGTTCATTACATTTTTGGTGCAGTAGAAATGTATAATTTCGTTGCAATTCCATGCTTTGGTTGTATTTTATATTTGAGTGGAAGACTTGAATGTAAATACGGAATTAACCATTTAAAAAAGATAATATCAGTTCTATCAAAAAATACATATGCTTTCTTTCTAGCTCAATTTTTTGCATGGGAACCTGCAAAGTATTTAATGACAAACACAACCTTCTTTGACTCATATGGAAGCATAAAAAAAATTGTAATTTCTACAGTTTGGACTTGCCTTGTCACAGTTGTATTACATTACTGCATTGAAAAACCATGTAAAAAACTTACAAAAAAGTTCTTATAA
- a CDS encoding DUF6338 family protein, which yields MDLFSFNTIILILFYVPGYIFIHTVDYFLLKREKTQFEITIQGLLASVCLLIFFVIWPYQPFNAKKEFILQFLLSFISSKDKEVLFTNISHNIKYIGIIYFLLCLYSFVFSVFYSLIRRTKLISFIIQCVTKRDYFQSVFLRFFHESINKMAIVTLDGNVKYWGYIVGSPDNEQSNHIILYNPLVFDKKKFIQLQAEKILIDTNKIKLIEVLPKEEENGKQR from the coding sequence ATGGATTTGTTTAGTTTTAATACAATTATACTTATTCTCTTTTATGTTCCTGGGTATATATTTATCCATACAGTGGATTATTTTCTTCTAAAAAGAGAGAAAACTCAGTTTGAAATTACAATTCAAGGATTGTTGGCAAGTGTTTGTCTTTTAATTTTCTTTGTTATATGGCCATACCAACCATTCAATGCAAAAAAAGAATTTATTTTACAATTCTTATTAAGTTTCATTTCATCAAAAGATAAAGAAGTTTTATTTACTAATATTTCACATAATATAAAATACATTGGAATTATTTATTTCCTATTATGTCTGTATAGCTTTGTTTTTTCAGTTTTTTACTCTTTAATTCGTAGAACAAAATTAATCTCTTTTATTATTCAATGCGTAACCAAAAGAGACTATTTTCAAAGCGTATTCCTAAGATTTTTTCATGAATCAATAAATAAAATGGCTATCGTAACATTAGATGGTAATGTTAAATATTGGGGATACATAGTAGGTTCTCCCGATAACGAACAATCAAATCATATTATCCTTTACAATCCATTAGTATTTGATAAAAAGAAATTTATTCAGTTGCAGGCGGAAAAAATTTTAATTGATACAAATAAAATTAAACTTATAGAAGTTTTGCCTAAGGAGGAAGAAAATGGAAAACAAAGATGA